Within the Thermosynechococcaceae cyanobacterium Okahandja genome, the region AGAAAACCTCTACTACCTCCGAAGCCCGAGCCGCCACCGATACCTGAAGTTCCTGCAAAAGTCATGGATAAACTACAGGCCGCAGTGGCCAGTGGTACTGCAATTGCTGGGTTAGCTGGCTTAATTATTCTTGAGGCTCCTAGCTTGTTGATCACAGCCGGTGCCTTAGGAGTCGTCGCTTTAGCTAAATTTGCTTACGAGGCATGGACCTACGAAGATCGACTGGAATATTACTATACCGTCTCATTGCCTAGGTATGAGAGGGAGAAGCAGATCTACGAAGAAAGACTAAAAAGTCGAGAGGTTGAGGTTGAAAGAATAAAACGGGATTACGATAAAAAGCTTGAGCAACTGAACAGAGAGTATGAAGAGAAGGTCAAACACATAAAGCAACTGTGGGAGCAAGGTGAATCTATCCCTACTCTGACTGTTCGACAGCCTGATGCAAAAGGTAATCCTTGCATTGGAGCATACGAAAATCATTTGCGACAATGGCTGGAAGAGAAGATCAAGAATGACTCTAATCTTCATATTCAGCTACTTCCACAAGGAACAGCATTGACAATAAAGGATTATTCATATCCTTACACGCCAGATATTGGCATCCTTGTATCAAAGAACGATCACACTCTTTTCATTGACGTGGAAATAGACGAACCTTGGTACACTCACAACAACCAACGTTTTCCGTGTCATGCACTCGAGGATGAACGGCAGACTAGGCGAGATAATTTCTTTAAGGAAGGAGGATGGATCGTAGTTCGTTTCTCTGAGGATCAAGTTGCAGATGAAGGCAATGAATGTGTTAATTTCATATACGACTTGATTCAAGTTATATTGCAACCCACTTTTATAAGCCTGCGCGATTGGCCTATGAATTATAAGCGGTGGAATGCTTCAGAAGCTCTAACTATTCAACGGCGTATAGCTTATGCTGAAGTTCTTGATGTCGAACTATAGATTATTACGAAGAGGAGTACTTAAGGGTCTCTACGTGTTGAACGTTATGAAACTGAGTAGAGACCCTTGAGTGATAAAGTTGTACTTGTTCCGTATTGACCTTTTGTCCACCGCTTTTGGGCATCCAAGACTGATTGAAGATGACTCAACCGCTTAACTTGACGGCTCTAACGCTGCTATGGTGCTTGGGTTGGCTCAAGAAAGCAACTGTTGATAGCCTTCACGAGGGTTTTTTATGCAAACAGGGATGATTACCATTGGCAAGCGTCAGGTAGGCTGGCGCTGTCGGGATGGCATCGTTCGTAGTTTTGGTGCCGATGGCGGCGCTGATCCTGCCCACGTTGATGAGTTATTCCGAGAGTTTGGCCAAGAGCGCGGTCAGCACGATGCTAAATCTCGGCATGGTGTCCGTTACCTTGGGGAGGTTGCCTACCAGTACTGCACTGCGCACCAAGACTTTTCTGCCGTCGTTTTGCTGTTGGATCAGGTGGTTTTAGACCAGTGTTTTAGCAACCCCAGTGAACCCACTGAAATTATTCTTGTGGGAACCGATCAACCCGATACCGTGGCTTGGCAGTTTCGCCGCGATGATACCTGCTGGCTGGCAGCACTGATGGCCGGTGCCATTCAGCAGCGATACCCCCACATTACCGTCAAAGTGTGGGTGTGCAATCAACCAATTAACAGTATCGAAAATCTGCGTCAATGGGTGGGGCAACAGCTTCAGCAGTACTATGAGTATTTACTGCAAAACAATCTTTTAGAAAACTGGTCACTTCACCTTCAGATCAAGGGGTCTGTGCCGCAACTGTCCAGTGCGGTGGAATTGATGGCAGTGCTGGCAATGCGGCAGTTTCCGGTCAGCCACCTCATTCCCGAAGAACCCGTCCCCTTTTTTGCGCCAAGCACGCAATCCGCCCAGTCTGCCACCACCTTACAAAAGGTGCATTTAGGCCAAGTCTTTTGGCCGCTTGAGCAGCAGCGAATTGAAATGGCATGGCGGCAGGGTCACTTTGTGGCGGCCACATTCCTTTTAGAGTCCCATCGCAATCGCCATGAAGCACTCTACCAACTTGCTGATCGCCTCGCCATGGCGACAAACTGGCAAATCACGGAAATGCTGAAAAAGCTACAGGGAGAACATTGGGTTTATCACAGAGCCACCAAGCGAGTTGTCTCTAGGCAACAACGTCAGCAGTGGCAGCAGGCCATTGAAAAACGCTGTCCCCCCAATGCCGAAACGAAAGAAAGCAAGTTTCTCAAGATCTGGGAGTTAGAGTTACTGATTGAACTCAGCTTACGGCAGCAAAATTATACATTTGCGTTTATGCAGTTCGCCCAGATGCTCGAGCGGCTGTTGTATTGGCGGTACGAGACCGAAGAATGGGCAAAGCAAGGGTATCTAGATTCAGAGCAGCACTCGCCGCCCCAAGCTACAACGTGGCAGCCAGGCCCGGGGTTGGGTTGCCTATGGCACGCATGGCAAAGGTGTCACCACTGTTCAAACGACGATCCAAGGGTCAATAAGCTTAAACACATTAATGAGTGGAGAAATGGTGTTGTCCATAAGAATAGGTCTATTACCCGCAAGCAACTACAAGACATCGCCGCAACCTCAAGTGATACTCCAGAGGATATGCATGGGGGGTTAGTAGAGTTTCTGGAGGCGATCGTTCAGCCGCATCCTCGCCCTGACACTGGTGTGGCGCGATCGCTCTACGAATGGGGACTCGAGCAATTACGCTGACAGCACCAGCCGTAAGATCTATCTTCTTTCTAGGGAAGGTTATTGAGGGGAACGTGACAAAATACTGGGGCGAATTTTATCCCCGTCCTGCAACGGCCGTCCCGATCGCACCACGTAGCGATCGCCCACGTCTAAGCCACTTAGAATTTCAACTTTGCCTTGGCGACGCTGGCCAAGCCGTACCTGCCGCTCAACGACGCGATCGCCCACCACCACAAAGACAGTGCCTTTGCGGGAGGAGAGCCGCCCTTCCTCGGCACCCGCCAAAGCGGTTTCGGAAATTAGCAGGCGGGGCGCATTGGCCGCCCTAAAGGTCACTCGCGCTAGCAGGCCACTGCCAAGGCGCTCGTCGCTATTATCAATTAGAATTTCAACAGGGATCAGCCGCGCATCTGCCGCTGCGGGCGAAATACGGCTAATCCGCCCCTTGTAGGTGCGATTGGGAACTGCATCAAACGTCAATGTGGCCTCTTGACCGGGGGCAAGTCGTCCTAGTTCTCGTTCCGACACCTCGACGATGACCCGCAACTGCTGTAAATCTCCTAAACGGAGTGCCTCACCCCCGGGTTGCAACAGGTTCCCCACTTCCGTCAGGCGCTCGAGGACGATGCCATTCAGGGGCGATCGCATGAGGGCATAGCTAAGCCGCGCCCGCGCCTGTTGAACAAAGGCTGTCTGCGCTTGGACGCGCCCTTGAGCAACCGCCACCCCTTGCTGCGCCGTGATCACTTCCGCTTGGCGCGATCGCAACACTTGCCGCGCCGTCTGTGCCGCTGTACGAGCTTGCTCTGCCGCCTGAGCAGACACGGCACCATCCTGAAGCAAGGTTTCGAGGCGTTGGGCATCGCTTTCTGCCTGCTGCAACAGTAACCGCGCCTCTTCTACAGCAGTACGGGCACGATTCACCGCCGCCTGTGCCTGAATGACCTCATTGCGACGTGCCGCCAACTCCGCTTCTGCCTCAAAGACGGCGGTTTTCAGCACAATGGGATCAACTTCCGCCAAAACCTGTCCAGCGCGGACGCGATCGCCCACATCGACCCCTAAGCGCACCACTTGCCCTTCCACTTGCGATCGCACCATGACATCGCGATAGGGGCGGGTCGTTCCCGTGAAGGTTGTTTCTCCGTCTAATTGCCCGAGGGCGGCAACGGCAATATCTACCGCCACACCATTTTCTTCAGGCCGTGCGACAGCGGGCGGATCTAAGCGGTTCATTGCTGACTGGCAGCCCCCCAAGAGCACGCCGATGGCGATCGCCCCCATTAGCCCTTTGCCAATCATTCCATACCCCCCAAGCCACGCATTTTTGTCCTCAGGGTATCACACCGTGCTTAACTAATGAGGGGTTCGGGGACCGATAAGTCCCGCGCTAGTCGGGATACATGGACGCCCCGCGCTTCTCGATTCCCCACGATGGGGATGAGACAAGCATTTACCAGTAGGCATGGTTTGCGGTCAACTGTCGCTATGCTGACCATGAACTACTGTGTTTCCTCAGTTCAAGGACAACCCTATCAAGGGCAATGTTATCAAGCTGCCCAAGATCGGGGAAGTGCGTATCAACCTGCATCGACCCATCCCTGACGGGTTCAAGGTGAAGCAGGTGAGGGTCGTGTCCAGAGTACGGGGGACGCAATGGTACGTTGTGGTCACCATCGAGTCGGACGTGTCGATTCCTGACCCTCCAGTTCATGGTCGGGCCATTGGCATTGACCTTGGATTGGAGCGATTCTTCACCCTTTCGGATGGCAGTTTCTACAAGCGACCCAAGTTGTTCAAGTCGGAGCAAGGCAAGCTGAAATTGCTGCAACGCAGAGCGGCGAGAAAACAAAAAGGGTCTCGAAACTGGGAAAAGGCTCAAACGAAAGTGGCTAAACAGCACCATCGGATAGCGAACCGTCGGCAAGACTTTCATCTGAAGACGGCACATCAACTGTGTGACCACGCTCAAACCATCTTTGCCGAAGACCTGAGCACCGAAGGGTTAACGCGGGGGATGCTGCGAAAGGAATGTGTGGATGCCGCTTTTGGACAGTTTTTATCTCTGCTGGCATGGGTGTGCTGGAAACGTGGGGTGTACTTTGCGAAAGTCAACCCCAACGGCACCAGTCAAACCTGCCCTAAGTGCCTTGTTACCGTAAGGAAAGAGTTGGGCATCAGAGAGCATGATTGTCCGGAGTGTGGGTATCGGACGCATCGTGACCATGCGGCGGCAGAGAGGGTGTTGCATCGTGGATTAGAGAACGTAGTAGCCCAGGGACGCTGGGGAAGGGAAACCGCCTGTCAAGTCGGTCTGTCGGGGGTCTCTGACCTAGACAAGTGGCGTGGGGCAGGAATGCCCAATCGTGAGGTTGGGGGCAGGGTCAGCGTCGGGAGGATGTCACAGAGAGATACAATACGAGGGGCGCTCAGGAGACCCGCCGTGACTGCTCCAACAATTGCTATCCTTGACTACGACATGGGGAACCTCCATTCGGTGGCTAAAGCCCTTGATTTGGTGGGAGCTACACCCATCGTCAGCGATCGCCCCGCCGAAATACGGAGAGCCAATGCGGTTGTTTTACCCGGTGTCGGTGCCTTTGACCCAGCCATGGCGCACCTGCAGGAGCGGGAGCTCATACCGGTGATCCATGACGTGATTCGTAAGGGGGTGCCGTTCTTGGGCATTTGCTTGGGGCTGCAAGTGCTATTTGAGGCCAGTGCAGAGGGGACAGCCGCTGGCTTGGGGGTTTTTCCGGGCAGGGTAAGGCGCTTTCCTTCTACCCCCAACCTCACCATTCCCCACATGGGCTGGAATCAACTCCTCCTTACCTCAAAAGAACTGCCGCTTTGGCAGGGCTTACCAGCGCAACCTTGGGTGTACTTTGTCCACTCTTATTTTGTTGAACCGGCTGAGCCACACTTGGTGGCCGCTAACGTGCAGCACGGTAACTATACGGTTACGGCGGCCATTGCCCACCAGAACGTCTTTGCCTGCCAGTTTCACCCCGAAAAATCCGGCACGACCGGCCTAAAAATACTCGCAAATTTTGTCGGCGTTGTGCGGCAGTCTGCCTGCGGGGCGATCGCCCCCTAGCCCACACCAACCCTGCTCCATAATGAGGATGGTTTGCAAAAAATCAGGGGGTCAACTATTAATTATTCTCAATAAGCCTCAATTCTTGCAAATAAGCCCGTGGGTCGGTTATCATGCGAACCATAACCCGGCGGACTGAGCGAATCTCCTATGCCACTTTACACAGCAGCAGCCCTCAAAGCCGAACTCAATGATAAAGGGTGGCGGTTAACACCCCAGCGGGAAACCATTCTCAATATTTTCCAGAATTTGCCCAAGGGCAATCATTTAAGCGCCGAAGATTTGCACCACGAATTACGCAAGCAAGGCCATTCCATTAGCCTGTCCACGGTGTACCGCACCGTCAAGTTAATGTCGCGGATGGGCATTTTGCGGGAATTAGAATTGGCGGAAGGTCATAAGCACTACGAGTTAAATACCATGTCCCCCCACCACCACCATCACATGGTGTGTGTGCAATGCAACCGGACGACAGAATTTGACAATGATTCGATTTTGAAGCAAGCCCTCAAGCAAACCGATAAGTACGGTCTGCAAATGATTGATTGTCAGCTCACTATTTATACCATTTGCCCTGAGGCTCTACGACGCGGTTATCCGGGGTTGCCCGAGAACTGGATGTGCAGTAGCGCGATCGCCCACGGTGCCGAGCCACCCTCCCGCGCAAAATGATCAAATCCCTTATTGGCTTAGGTATTGCCTTGCTCGCCCCGGCAGCCATAGCGGTGGAGTTCCCCGATGGCCGGGTGGCCTTTGATCAGCCGCCAATTTTTGCTGAAGCCAATACCCCCTACCCGCAAGTTTGGTTCCCTAGCCCCATCTATAACTTCATTTTGCGGGTGCCGGATGCGGCGGGTGAACCCCTTGAGCGCCTTGAAATTCAGCAGTTGCCGTCCCAGGAAACCCTTTATTTTCAGCCCCAACGCACCCGGGCCTTTGTGGGGACACGCCCGCGGCAGCGGATTTCCTTGGGTGAGGTGGTCTTTGACCCCGATAACCAACTGCTTCAGATGACCTTTGATCCACCGGTGCCTCCGGGGACGTACCTGCGGGTAGAGGTCTCGCCAGTGCGTAACCCCCAGTGGGCGGGGGTCTATTTGTTTGGGGTCACGGCATTTCCGCGGGGGGGAGCGTTGGCCATTGGCCAGTATATTGGTACCGGGCGCTTGCAATTTTACCGTGGCTCAAACTTTCTCTTCTGATATGACAATGGCGAGTCTGCCGCCGCCGCTACAACCGGGCGATCGCCTTGGGGTGGCCTTCCCTAGCGGCGTTCTGCGGGAACAAACCGCCTTTTGGCAGGGGGTCGCCTGTTGGCAGGCTCAGGGGTATGAGGTGGTAGTGGATGAAGCCGCCTTTCAGGGGTGGGGCTATCTTGCGGGTTCCGATGCCCAACGGCGCGATCGCCTCCGTCACTTATTGCAAGATAGTACTATTAAAGGGATTCTCTGTGGCCGTGGCGGTTTTGGTAGCACCCGCTTACTCGAAGCATGGGAGTGGTGCCCTAGCCCGCCCAAATGGCTCATTGGCTTTTCCGACATTACGGCGCTGCTGTGGAGCTATGCCAGCCACGGGGTTGCCGGTGTTCATGGGCCGGTGCTCACCACGCTGGCTGCCGAACCCCTCTGGAGTCAGACGCGGCTGTTTCAGTGTGTGCAACGGCAACCGTTACCCCCCCTCTTCGGTACCGGCTGGGGCGGCGGCCAAGTTCAAGGATGGCTACTGCCGGGCAATCTCACGGTGGCCACCCATTTGCTGGGTACCCCCGACTGTCCCGATTTCAAGAATGTGATTCTTGCCTTAGAGGACGTGGGGGAAGCCCCCTACCGCATTGATCGGATGCTGACCCAGTGGCGACGCAGTGGGGCGCTCCAGCAGGTGAAAGGCATTGCCTTGGGGCGGTTTAGCCGCTGTGAGGACATGGCCACCCAACCCAACTTTCGTGTTCTCGACGTTCTTGGCGATCGCCTCGCAGATTTAGGCATTCCCATTGTCAGTGATCTGCCCTTTGGCCATGAGGGGGTCAATGCCGCCTTGCCCGTTGGCGTGCCTGCCGAACTCGACGGCGATCGCGGCCAGTTACGGCTGCTGACCCCGTGAATGACCCGGTGCTAATGTTTGCCTAGCCGTGAACGTTTGCCAACCCGCTCAGGGGTCATCCCCTTAGCTTTGCCCTATACTTGTGTCTAGTTTTAATGATCTTGGCATTTGGCACCCCCAAGCAAGCAGCAACACTGCCCAGCCAACCGCATTCCCGTTTAGTATGGAAGGTGAGGTGCTAAAAAAAATCTAGCGCCTATTCGTCTGATATATTGACGGTGGCTATACCCTTTTTCTCAGATCACCATGGGCTAGGTTCGTCTCCAGTAAATTCCGTTGTGTATAAGTATGTGCATTAGATAAGAGGTCAAGGGCTGTGCAGTATCTCGCGGAAGTCATTAAAAAAACGGGTTTCATGGGTACGAAATCCGAATTAAAGCTTCTCATGCGCGAACAATCTGGATATTGGCACCCTATTTCCCAAAACGAGGAAACCATCGCCTTTGACAACAGCCGTGACTACGGTAATGGGGTGCTCGTGTTTGTGGAGATTGCTGCCAACCGGCAAATCCAAAACGTCGATGAAGCCTCGCGACGCTTAACCGGTATTTTGCACGGCTTTACACGGATGCGGGAGCGCTTCCAAAGCCAAGAAGAAGAAATTGAAGGGTGGAAACAGTCCCTATCGTACCAAGCCGAGGCCCTAAACCAGCGGGAAGCAGAATTTGAAATTCGCCGTGAAGAACTACAAGAGCTAGAAGCGCAAATTGCCAACTACGAACAACAGCTTGCGGAACTCAATAAACTACGTTCAGAGTTAATGGGTGAGGAAGAGCGCATTCAAGCGGAGCGCCAGAACCTCGAAAACCTGCGCCACCAGGTTCACCAAGAGCAGCAGCGCTGGGAGCAATTAAAATCCAGTCATAGCGTTGGCCTCTCGCCTGAGCAGATTCGCCAAGTGGATACCATTCTGCAACAACTGAGCGAGAGCCTCAATGGCAGTAACAATAGCGAGCTAGGCCACTGCCTACAGGTGTTGGAGCAACAGCAAGCCCTATTAACCCAGTACTGGCAGCAACTAGAGCAAATTGATCAAGACGTTGCCCAGCGGCAAGCGACCCTTGAGCAGCAACTCCAAGCCTTCCGCGACCAAGAACAGGCATGGCACACCGCCCAGGAACAATTTTGGCAAGATAGCCGCGCGATCGCCCTGCAAGAAGAACTCTGCCGCTACAAGCAATCGGTTCTCGAGAAAGAGCGACACCTCCTCGCTCAGCAAGAAGACATGATTCAACAGATGCGGCAGGCCATGGTCAGTGACCTTACCGAAGTGGTTGATGTCAACGCCCTCATGAAAATGGCCATGGAGGATCTCGAAAAAGAAGTCGCCAATCGGGGTAACGACTTAAGGCGCGCCTCTGCCTTTGTGAACGATCAAGAAGAAGAACTTAAAATGGCTCTCGAGTCCTTGATGGAACTCGAGCAAAAAGTGAAAGAGGCCAGTGACTTTGACCGCCTCCAGCTTGCTGCGGAACTTGAAGACGAACGGCAGCGGTGTAACCTCCTCAACCAAGCCCTCGAAGGCCAGCGGCAAAACATTCGCGAAAAAGAAGCCACCTATAAAATTTACTGCCAAGTGCTAGAAGCCCGCCGCGATCCCGCCTCACAGCAGGGGATTAGTCTGATTCCCATTCTCAGCGAACTAGAAAAACAGTTCCAAGAGTATGGTGTTGCCGTGAACCAATTAGCCGAAGAACTCCAGCACGCCTACACCGACCTCGAAAGTTTGCGCCACGACCTTGAAGAACGCCGCAAGCAGCAACAGCAGCAGCGGGATCAGCTTACCCAGAAAGAGCAAACCCTGATTGAAGAACAGCGGCTGATTGCCGCCAAGCGAGGCCAAGCAGAGCTACTGCGAGAATTCTTACAACCCGTGCAGGATCGCCTCAACCAACTGCGCCAGTCCCTAGAGGATCTCAGAAGTAACCAACTCAATGGCCGCTCTGGTGCCCTCATTTCCGAACTCCAGCAGGTGGTCATGAATCTGGGGCAGCAATAGCAGCACGTAACATCCTAGGAGAGGCGGCTATCCCAAGCTCTAGCCGCATCCTCAATGGCCTGATCAACGGTTTTACGCCCCAGCAGTACTGCTTGCAGGTTTTCGTACAGTAGCCGTTGCAGTTCCTTAATGTCCCGTACCGGTGGAATGAGTACTTGGGCTTGCGCCATCTGGGCGGCACTCACAGCCCGGGCACGCTCTACGGGGGTTGCGGTTGCCCCCACCGCCTGAAAATAGGGATCCGCTAGAGCAGCTTGGGTAGAGGGCAAAACATTCGCCGCTTTGGCAAAGGCCAGTTGATTTTGGTTATTGGTGACAAACAGGGCAAATTCAACGGCTAGCTCAGGATGCTGGGTTTGCTGCGGTACCAAGAGGTTCATGACGGCAACATTTTTCTTGCCCGTCTTGCCGGTCAACTGCGGCGCAGGTGCTGACACTGCCGCAATGGTGGGTGCATTAGTGGCAATCGTATTCAGGAATTCGGGGCTGGTCATTAGCAGGGCTGTTTGCCCCGACTGGTAGAGTTCAATCCCTTGGCGATGCCCTTCGGTAAGGACTTGCGGTGGCAGCAACCCCTGACGGTAGAGATCCAGCCAGTATTGGAAGGCGGCTTTGCCCTCAGGGCTATTGAAGGCCGCCCGCCCTTGGGCATCCACAAGGGTAACTCCCATCTGCACCATGGATTCCATGAGTTCTGCTGAGTCTTCCGGCACCATGGTGATAAAGAAGGCGTATTTGCCGGTTTTCTCCTTGACGGCCTTGGCAACAGTGGCCAGTTCGGCATAGGTTTGGGGTGGGGTGGTCACCCCTGCGGCCTTGAGTAGTTCCTGATTGTAAATGGTTACCCGCGAGGTCAGGTACCACGGTACGGCAAAACTTTGGCCATCGAGGGTGGTGGCCTCCCAAATTTTGGGTAAATAGGTCTGGCGCACGGCTGGGGGCACATAATCATTGAGGTTCAGCCAGGCATTGCGGGCCGCTAGTTGGGAGGCAAAGTCCGGGTTCAGGTTGACCACATCTGGGGCGGTGCGGGCGGAGACGGCGGTTAAAATTTTGCTCTGCATTGCGGTCCAGGGGACATCAACCCAACGGACACTGACCCCGGGGTGTTGGGCTTCAAACTCGGCAATGAGAGCGTTGAAGTAATTGGTAAATTTGGGTTGCAGTTGCATGGTCCAGAATTCAATCTGGGTGCCCGTCTCCGCAGGGGGAGCCACACAACTGGGGAGTAGGGTTAGGCACACTCCCAACAGCAGCCAACAGCACCACTGGAGCCAACGGGGCAATCGGAACATGCACGCTTCCTCAAGAGGGGGGTAACTCTGCTGTGCAGGCGCGGCAGCGGGTTGCTGCAAGGGGAACAGTTTCCAGACAGTAGGGGCACTGGCGTTGTTCCGCGGGCGGGGGTGTTTTGGGTAACACGGGCAGCAGCAGTTTCAGGATCACAAACAAGCTCAGGGCAATAATCAAAAAGTCCAGCAAACTGCCCAGAAAGCTGCCAATTTTAATGCCGCTGGCCACGGTCACTTCCCGCCAATTACCCCCCGGGATCAGTGGGTTCAGTAAGGGCATGAGTAAATCTTCAACAAGGGAGGAGATAATCCGGCCAAAGGCACCACCAATAACGACGGCGATCGCCAGATCAATCACATTACCCTTGAGGGCAAAGGCACGAAAGTCTGCCCAAAATTGCTGTAGTTTGCGACGGCTGCGAGCCATAGCACCTCACTTGCCACTAAACGATCAACCATTCCCGCGCAGGGCGTTAGCTGAGGGTGGCGGGGAGTTTCGGTGCGGGTTCTGGCTCCAAAATCCGATCAATAATGCCGTACTCCTTCGCTTGCTGCGGTGTCATGTACAGCAGCCGATCCATATCGCGACTGATGCGCTCCGGAGGCTGTCCCGTATTTTGCGCCAGAATATCAATCATTGTGGCTTTGTTGGCCAGCACCTCTTTGGCGCGAATTTGAATATCGGAGGCTTGGCCTTGGGCATAGCTTTTGGTTTGATGAAGCACAATCGTGGCATGGGGCAGGCTGGCGCGACAGCCCTTTGTCCCAGCCGAGAGCAGCATTGCGGCCATCCCCATCGCTTGGCCAATACAAATGGTGTGGACAGGCGGCTTGATGTAGCGCAGCGTATCACAGATAGCAAAGGCTTCGGTTTCAAAGCCAATCGGCTCGCCATCGTAACGGGAGGTTCCGGTGGAATTAATGTAAATGCGGATCGGCTTTTCGGGGTCGTCGTACTGTAGGTACAACAGTTCAGCAATAATCAACTCGGTTACCGCTGGCACTAAGGGCATCCCGAGATAGACAATGCGCTCCTTCAACAGGAGTGAGGGCAGATCTGGTGGCGGTGTCCGGTAGTAGGCATCACCGTAGTAAGCCGCTTGGGCAGCAGTAATGGGCAACCGCATAGAACGCTCAGCGAATAACAAACTATCTGTACTCTAGCAAGTTATTGCTCGTTAGATCGGCGGCCTCGTGTGACGTGTTCGCCTGCCAACTCGTACAAGTAATTCATGATTTCATGATTTAATGCGCCAATCACCAAGTACAGCACCCCGCGATCGCGCACGAGGGTCGGCTGCCCCGTCCAACCGGCGCCACTCCAGCGGTGTAGCCCCTGAAAATTCGTGACCCCTGTCCCCAACAAAAAGCGATGCTGTAGCCGTAAGCCTTGGGGCACCCCTTGGCCATAGTAACAGCGCTGATCGTTACCAAGAAATGTCGAAATCAGGAGTTCCGTGTCCGGTTTTGCGGGCATCGTTAGGGTGGCCAGATCGCTGTCACTTGGCATGGCAGCCTGAACCTCGCTCCACCGTCGCAGCATGAAGCTAGCCGCTACGCCAGTGCCGCCCCAAATCAAGAAACGGTTGATTTGCCGCCGTTGCACTTTGGTTTTCCTCTATTCCCTAACCTTTAGAAGGAGAACAAGGGAAATTTAATGCCAGAGATCTTGCCGCCGTTCGTTAACTCTTCTCGCGGAATTCCCCATCCGTCTACACGGTGGGGATGGATAGCGACAGGGCGCAAGCTCTCCCACCGGATTGACTTTGAATATACTCTTTGACAGTCTCTAGCGGCGCACCTCCACAAGAAATGATGCACTTAGAATCATGCCAGAGTTTTGCTTTTCCCCAATAGACTTTATCGATTTCTTCCTTGAACTGTTGCCTGAGAATTCGACTAGATGTGGATAAGCTGAGTCATATCGATTTCTAGTCAGTCCCAAAAAATGGGCTATACTCATTGTAGTTGCAAATAGCGAGTCAGCACTAAATTGAGGAAATCGTCTTGTGGTAACGAGAAGACAGACATTTCGACTGTATCCAAACAAGGCGCAAGAAAAAGCCTTGTTTGCGGCACGTCGTTTGCACTGTTATCTCTACAATGCTTGTGTCTCGCATCGTCAATTCGAGTATAAGCATCATCGCAAGACGATTACCTACTTTGACCAGCAAAATCTCCTGCCCGCGTTCAAGGCGGAATGGCCAGAATTTGCAGTGCTGCACTCGCAAGCACTGCAATCAACAGTGAAACGAGTTGATTTGGCATACCAGTCATTCTTCAAGGGATTGCACGGTAAGCCGAAATTCAAATCGATTCGCAAATACTCAGGATGGGGGTATCCTGCAAAGTCTGGGTGGAAAGTTGACAGCACTGGCACGCATGGAACGGTGAAGCTGAATGATTTGGGTATCACCGTCAAGATGCGCGGCAAGGCAAAACATTGGGGGACTCCAACAACCCTAACCATTGTCTACAAGCCGTCTAGGCGCCAGTGGTTTGCATCATTCACTGTTGAG harbors:
- a CDS encoding LD-carboxypeptidase encodes the protein MTMASLPPPLQPGDRLGVAFPSGVLREQTAFWQGVACWQAQGYEVVVDEAAFQGWGYLAGSDAQRRDRLRHLLQDSTIKGILCGRGGFGSTRLLEAWEWCPSPPKWLIGFSDITALLWSYASHGVAGVHGPVLTTLAAEPLWSQTRLFQCVQRQPLPPLFGTGWGGGQVQGWLLPGNLTVATHLLGTPDCPDFKNVILALEDVGEAPYRIDRMLTQWRRSGALQQVKGIALGRFSRCEDMATQPNFRVLDVLGDRLADLGIPIVSDLPFGHEGVNAALPVGVPAELDGDRGQLRLLTP
- the hisH gene encoding imidazole glycerol phosphate synthase subunit HisH, coding for MFPQFKDNPIKGNVIKLPKIGEVRINLHRPIPDGFKVKQVRVVSRVRGTQWYVVVTIESDVSIPDPPVHGRAIGIDLGLERFFTLSDGSFYKRPKLFKSEQGKLKLLQRRAARKQKGSRNWEKAQTKVAKQHHRIANRRQDFHLKTAHQLCDHAQTIFAEDLSTEGLTRGMLRKECVDAAFGQFLSLLAWVCWKRGVYFAKVNPNGTSQTCPKCLVTVRKELGIREHDCPECGYRTHRDHAAAERVLHRGLENVVAQGRWGRETACQVGLSGVSDLDKWRGAGMPNREVGGRVSVGRMSQRDTIRGALRRPAVTAPTIAILDYDMGNLHSVAKALDLVGATPIVSDRPAEIRRANAVVLPGVGAFDPAMAHLQERELIPVIHDVIRKGVPFLGICLGLQVLFEASAEGTAAGLGVFPGRVRRFPSTPNLTIPHMGWNQLLLTSKELPLWQGLPAQPWVYFVHSYFVEPAEPHLVAANVQHGNYTVTAAIAHQNVFACQFHPEKSGTTGLKILANFVGVVRQSACGAIAP
- a CDS encoding DUF2808 domain-containing protein; protein product: MIKSLIGLGIALLAPAAIAVEFPDGRVAFDQPPIFAEANTPYPQVWFPSPIYNFILRVPDAAGEPLERLEIQQLPSQETLYFQPQRTRAFVGTRPRQRISLGEVVFDPDNQLLQMTFDPPVPPGTYLRVEVSPVRNPQWAGVYLFGVTAFPRGGALAIGQYIGTGRLQFYRGSNFLF
- a CDS encoding transcriptional repressor, with the protein product MPLYTAAALKAELNDKGWRLTPQRETILNIFQNLPKGNHLSAEDLHHELRKQGHSISLSTVYRTVKLMSRMGILRELELAEGHKHYELNTMSPHHHHHMVCVQCNRTTEFDNDSILKQALKQTDKYGLQMIDCQLTIYTICPEALRRGYPGLPENWMCSSAIAHGAEPPSRAK
- a CDS encoding efflux RND transporter periplasmic adaptor subunit gives rise to the protein MIGKGLMGAIAIGVLLGGCQSAMNRLDPPAVARPEENGVAVDIAVAALGQLDGETTFTGTTRPYRDVMVRSQVEGQVVRLGVDVGDRVRAGQVLAEVDPIVLKTAVFEAEAELAARRNEVIQAQAAVNRARTAVEEARLLLQQAESDAQRLETLLQDGAVSAQAAEQARTAAQTARQVLRSRQAEVITAQQGVAVAQGRVQAQTAFVQQARARLSYALMRSPLNGIVLERLTEVGNLLQPGGEALRLGDLQQLRVIVEVSERELGRLAPGQEATLTFDAVPNRTYKGRISRISPAAADARLIPVEILIDNSDERLGSGLLARVTFRAANAPRLLISETALAGAEEGRLSSRKGTVFVVVGDRVVERQVRLGQRRQGKVEILSGLDVGDRYVVRSGRPLQDGDKIRPSILSRSPQ